The Sagittula stellata E-37 sequence ACACTGCACGCGGACATGGACGGCACCACGCTGTCGGCCGATCTGTCGTTGTTGCCGGGGCGGCGTGTCGCTGTGCTCGGTCCGTCCGGTGCCGGCAAGTCCACCCTGCTGGACCTGCTGGCAGGGTTCAGGACGCCGCGAAGCGGACGCATCCTTTGGGAGGGGCGGGATCTGACGGAGGTGCCGCCCGAGAAACGCCCTTTGTCGATCCTCTTTCAGGACGGCAATCTCTTCCCGCACCTCGACGTTGGGCGGAACCTCGGGCTGGCGCTGCGCCCGGACGGGCGCCGCCCCGGCCCCGGGGATACCGCACGGATCGATGAGGCGCTGCGCCGGGTCGGGCTGGACGGCATGGCAGCGCGCAAGCCGGGTACGCTGTCGGGTGGGCAGCAATCCCGGGCCGCCCTCGCGCGCGTGCTGTTGATGGCCCGTCCGGTTCTGCTTCTGGACGAGCCCTTCGCCGCGCTGGGACCGGGTTTGAAGCGCGAGATGCTGGCGCTGGTGGGCGAGGTCGGCGCGAGCCTTGGCGCGCTGACCGTCATGGTCACGCACGACCCTGGCGATGCGCGCGACTTCGCGGAAGAGGTCGTTCTGGTGGCGGACGGCACGGTGCATCCGCCGGTCGCGACGGACGCCTTCTTTGCCGCGCCGCCGCCCGCTTTCCGGCGCTACATCGGGGAGTGAGGGGTTCCCGCGCCCTTGCCGCTCCGGTTATCCTGAGAACGGTTTCGGTGGCGAGGGTGATAGGCGATGGACAGACGGACGTCATTCCGGCTTTCCGAGCGGCTGATGGGCATGGACGAGGCCACATGGGCCCGTCACGCAAATCCGTGGAGCGCGTGGTCGCGGGTCACGATCCTGCCGCTTTTGGCGC is a genomic window containing:
- a CDS encoding ATP-binding cassette domain-containing protein translates to MLTLETLHADMDGTTLSADLSLLPGRRVAVLGPSGAGKSTLLDLLAGFRTPRSGRILWEGRDLTEVPPEKRPLSILFQDGNLFPHLDVGRNLGLALRPDGRRPGPGDTARIDEALRRVGLDGMAARKPGTLSGGQQSRAALARVLLMARPVLLLDEPFAALGPGLKREMLALVGEVGASLGALTVMVTHDPGDARDFAEEVVLVADGTVHPPVATDAFFAAPPPAFRRYIGE